A genomic window from Macaca mulatta isolate MMU2019108-1 chromosome 19, T2T-MMU8v2.0, whole genome shotgun sequence includes:
- the PEG3 gene encoding paternally-expressed gene 3 protein isoform X4, giving the protein MYQPEDDNSSDMTSDDDMARDRGESSPPHSVRSFSGDRDWDRRGRSRDMEPRDRWSYTRNPRSRMPQRDLSLPVMAKTSFEMERDDDRDSRAYESRSQDAESYQNVVDLTEDRKPHNTIQDNMENYRKLLSLGLKTMPEAKKSTHRRGICEDESSHGVIMEKFIKDVSRSSKSGRARESSDQSQRFPRMSDANWKDVSLHKRESVIQQRVYEGNAFRGGFRFNSTLVSRKRVLERKRRYHFDTDGKGSIHDQKGCPRKKPFECGSEMRKAVSMSNLSSLSSPSFSESQPIDFGAMPYVCDECGRSFSVISEFVEHQIMHTRENLYEYGESFIHSVAVSEVQKSQVGGKRFECKDCGETFNKSAALAEHRKIHAREYPVECKNQECEEAFMPSPTFSELQKIYGKDKFYECRVCKETFLHSSALIEHQKIHFGDDKDNERERDRERGETFRPSPTLNEFQKMYGKEKMYECKVCGETFLHSSSLKEHQKIHTRGNPFENKGKVCEETFIPGQSLKRRQKTYNKEKLYDFTDGRDAFMQSSELSEHQKIHSRKNLFEGRGYEKSVIHSGPFTESQKSHTITRPPESDEDEKAFTISSNPYENQKIPTKENVYERKSYERSVIHSLASVEAQKSHSVAGPSKPKVTAESTIQSFDAINHQRVRAGGNTSEGREYSRSVIHSLVTSKPPRSHSGNELVESNEKGECSIYISDLNDKRQKIPARENPCEGGSKDHNYGDSVIQSVSHARPQKSVPGEGSGEFKKDGEFSVPSSNVREYQKARAKKKYIEHRSNETSVIHSLPFGEQTFRPRGMLYECQECGECFGRISDLTEHQKIHDREKPSGSRNYEWSVIRSLAPTDPQTSYAQEQYAKQQAWNKFKEFRQFFATSKDLNTYQKIYDQEKSHGKESQGEKIRGEETYSEETHGEETYGEETHGQETIEDPVIQGSDMEDLQKDDPDNAIYECEDCGLGFVDLTDLTDHQKVHSRKCLVDSREYTHSVIHTHSVSEYQRDYTGEQLYECPKCGESFIHSSFLFEHQRIHEQDQLYSMKGCDDGFIALLPMKPRRNRAAERNPALAGSAIRCLLCGQGFIHSSALNEHMRLHREDDLLEQSQMAEEAIIPGLALTEFQRSQTEERVFECAICGEAFINPAELADHVTVHKNEPYEYGSTYTHTSFLTEPLKGAIPFYECKDCGKSFIHSTVLTKHKELHLEDDDDDDEAAAAAAAAAAQEVEANVHVPQVVLRIQGSNVEAAEPEVEAAEPEVEAAEPEVEAAEPNGEAEGPDGEAAEPNGEAEQPNGEAEQPNGDADEPDGAGIEDPEERAEEPEGDADEPDGVGIEDPEEAEDEEIQVEEPYYDCHECTETFTSSTAFGEHLKTHASMIIFEPANAFGECSGYIEHASTSTGGANQADEKYFKCDVCGQLFSDRLSLARHQNTHTG; this is encoded by the exons ATGTACCAACCGGAAG ACGACAACAGCAGTGACATGACCAGTGACGACGACATGGCCCGGGACAGAGGAGAGTCCTCACCACCTCACTCAGTCCGTTCTTTCAGTG GTGACCGGGACTGGGACCGGAGGGGCAGAAGCAGAGACATGGAGCCACGAGACCGCTGGTCCTACACCAGGAACCCAAGAAGCA GGATGCCTCAGCGGGATCTTTCCCTTCCTGTGATGGCGAAAACAAGCTTTGAAATGGAAAGAGATGATGACAGGGACTCCAGGGCTTACGAGTCCCGATCTCAG GATGCTGAATCATACCAAAATGTGGTAGACCTCACTGAGGACAGGAAACCTCACAACACAATCCAGGACAACATGGAAAACTACAGGAAGCTGCTCTCCCTGG GTCTAAAAACTATGCCTGAAGCCAAAAAATCAACCCACCGGCGGGGGATTTGTGAAGATGAGTCTTCCCACGGAGTGATAATGGAAAAATTCATCAAGGATGTGTCGCGCAGTTCCAAATCGGGAAGAGCAAGGGAGTCAAGCGACCAGTCACAGAGATTCCCCAGAATGTCAGATGCTAACTGGAAGGACGTTTCATTGCACAAGAGGGAGTCAGTGATCCAGCAGAGGGTTTATGAAGGGAATGCATTTAGGGGAGGCTTTAGGTTTAATTCAACCCTTGTTTCCAGAAAGAGAGTTCTGGAAAGAAAGAGGCGCTATCATTTTGACACGGATGGGAAGGGCTCGATTCATGATCAAAAAGGCTGTCCCAGGAAGAAGCCCTTTGAATGTGGTAGTGAGATGAGAAAAGCCGTGAGCATGAGCAACCTGAGCAGCCTCAGCTCCCCATCGTTTAGTGAGTCGCAGCCAATTGATTTTGGGGCAATGCCATATGTATGTGATGAGTGTGGGAGGTCATTCAGTGTCATCTCAGAATTTGTTGAGCACCAGATCATGCATACTAGAGAGAACCTCTATGAGTATGGTGAGTCCTTTATTCACAGTGTGGCTGTCAGTGAAGTTCAGAAAAGTCAGGTTGGAGGGAAACGTTTTGAATGTAAGGACTGTGGAGAGACCTTCAATAAGAGTGCCGCCTTGGCTGAACATCGGAAAATTCATGCTAGAGAATATCCTGTGGAATGTAAGAATCAGGAGTGTGAGGAGGCCTTCATGCCTAGCCCAACCTTTAGTGAGCTTCAGAAAATATATGGCAAAGACAAATTCTATGAGTGCAGGGTGTGTAAGGAAACCTTCCTTCATAGTTCTGCCCTGATTGAGCACCAGAAAATCCACTTTGGGGATGACAAAGATAATGAGCGTGAACGTGATCGTGAGCGCGGGGAAACCTTTAGGCCCAGCCCAACCCTTAATGAGTTTCAGAAAATGTACGGTAAAGAGAAAATGTACGAATGTAAGGTGTGTGGGGAGACTTTCCTTCATAGCTCATCCCTGAAAGAACATCAGAAAATCCATACTAGAGGGAACCCATTTGAAAATAAGGGTAAGGTATGTGAGGAAACCTTTATTCCTGGTCAGTCCCTTAAAAGGCGTCAGAAGACTTACAATAAGGAGAAGCTCTATGACTTTACAGATGGCCGGGATGCCTTCATGCAAAGTTCAGAGCTCAGTGAGCATCAGAAAATTCATTCTCGAAAGAACCTCTTTGAAGGCAGAGGGTACGAGAAATCTGTCATTCATAGTGGACCCTTCACTGAATCTCAGAAGAGTCATACTATAACACGACCTCCTGAAAGTGATGAGGATGAGAAGGCATTCACCATTAGCTCTAACCCCTATGAAAACCAGAAGATTCCCACTAAGGAAAATGTCTATGAAAGGAAATCATATGAGAGGTCTGTTATTCATAGCTTAGCCTCTGTGGAAGCTCAGAAAAGTCACAGTGTAGCGGGGCCCAGTAAACCAAAAGTAACGGCAGAGTCTACTATTCAGAGCTTCGATGCTATCAACCATCAGAGAGTTCGTGCTGGAGGGAACACGTCTGAAGGAAGGGAATACAGTAGGTCTGTTATCCATAGCTTAGTGACTTCCAAACCTCCAAGAAGTCACAGTGGAAATGAATTGGTGGAATCTAATGAGAAGGGAGAATGCTCCATTTATATCTCAGACCTTAATGATAAGCGACAGAAGATTCCTGCCAGAGAGAACCCTTGTGAAGGGGGCAGTAAGGATCACAACTATGGAGACTCTGTCATACAGAGTGTATCCCATGCCAGACCTCAGAAAAGTGTTCCTGGAGAGGGATCTGGTGAATTTAAGAAGGATGGTGAATTCTCTGTTCCCAGCTCAAATGTCCGTGAATACCAGAAGGCTcgtgctaaaaagaaatacattgagCATAGGAGCAATGAGACCTCTGTAATTCACTCTCTACCTTTTGGTGAACAAACATTTCGCCCTCGAGGGATGCTGTATGAATGTCAGGAGTGTGGGGAGTGCTTTGGGCGTATCTCTGACCTCACTGAGCACCAGAAGATTCATGATAGAGAGAAGCCCTCTGGAAGCAGAAACTACGAATGGTCTGTCATTCGCAGCCTGGCCCCTACTGACCCTCAAACAAGTTATGCCCAAGAGCAGTATGCTAAACAGCAAGCGTGGAACAAATTTAAGGAATTCAGACAATTTTTTGCTACCAGCAAAGACCTGAACACATACCAGAAAATCTATGACCAAGAGAAGTCTCATGGTAAGGAGTCTCAAGGTGAGAAGATCCGTGGGGAGGAGACCTATAGCGAGGAGACCCACGGCGAGGAGACCTACGGCGAGGAGACCCATGGTCAGGAGACAATTGAAGACCCTGTCATTCAAGGCTCAGACATGGAAGACCTGCAGAAGGATGACCCTGATAACGCAATCTATGAATGTGAGGACTGTGGCCTGGGCTTTGTGGATCTCACAGACCTCACAGACCATCAGAAAGTCCACAGCAGGAAGTGCCTGGTTGACAGTCGGGAGTACACACATTCTGTAATTCACACCCATTCCGTCAGCGAGTATCAGAGAGATTACACTGGAGAGCAGCTGTATGAATGTCCAAAGTGTGGGGAATCTTTTATTCATAGCTCATTCCTTTTCGAGCATCAGAGAATCCATGAACAAGACCAGTTGTATTCCATGAAGGGGTGTGATGATGGTTTTATTGCCCTCTTGCCCATGAAGCCACGGAGGAATCGTGCCGCAGAGAGGAATCCTGCTCTTGCTGGGTCGGCCATTCGATGCCTTTTGTGTGGACAAGGCTTCATTCATAGCTCTGCCCTTAATGAGCATATGAGACTTCACAGGGAAGATGATTTACTGGAGCAGAGCCAGATGGCTGAGGAAGCTATCATTCCAGGCTTAGCCCTCACTGAGTTTCAGAGAAGTCAGACCGAAGAGAGAGTCTTTGAATGTGCAATCTGTGGAGAGGCTTTCATCAACCCAGCAGAACTTGCAGATCATGTAACTGTTCATAAGAATGAGCCTTATGAGTATGGGTCCACCTATACTCACACCTCATTTCTTACTGAGCCCCTCAAAGGAGCTATACCATTCTATGAATGCAAGGATTGTGGAAAGTCCTTTATTCATAGCACAGTCCTCACTAAACATAAGGAGCTTCATctggaagatgatgatgatgatgatgaagcagcagctgcagctgcagcagcagcagcccaggaagttgaagccAATGTCCACGTTCCACAAGTAGTTCTGAGGATTCAGGGGTCAAATGTAGAGGCTGCCGAGCCGGAAGTGGAGGCTGCCGAGCCGGAAGTGGAGGCTGCCGAGCCAGAGGTGGAGGCGGCTGAGCCAAACGGAGAGGCTGAAGGGCCAGATGGAGAGGCTGCAGAGCCCAATGGAGAGGCTGAACAGCCGAATGGAGAGGCCGAGCAGCCAAATGGGGATGCCGATGAACCAGATGGTGCAGGGATTGAAGACCCAGAAGAAAGAGCTGAAGAGCCAGAGGGAGATGCCGACGAGCCTGACGGTGTGGGAATTGAAGACCCAGAAGAAGCTGAAGATGAAGAGATTCAGGTAGAAGAACCATACTATGATTGCCATGAATGCACAGAAACCTTCACTTCCAGCACAGCATTCGGTGAGCACCTGAAAACTCATGCCAGCATGATCATATTTGAGCCTGCAAATGCCTTTGGGGAGTGCTCAGGCTACATCGAACATGCCAGCACCAGCACAGGTGGTGCCAATCAAGCTGATGAGAAGTACTTCAAATGTGACGTCTGTGGGCAGCTCTTTAGTGACCGCCTGTCCCTCGCCAGACACCAGAATACCCACACTGGCTGA
- the PEG3 gene encoding paternally-expressed gene 3 protein isoform X3, with amino-acid sequence MYQPEDDNSSDMTSDDDMARDRGESSPPHSVRSFSGDRDWDRRGRSRDMEPRDRWSYTRNPRSRMPQRDLSLPVMAKTSFEMERDDDRDSRAYESRSQDAESYQNVVDLTEDRKPHNTIQDNMENYRKLLSLVQLAEDDGHSHMTQGHSSRSKRSAYPSTSRGLKTMPEAKKSTHRRGICEDESSHGVIMEKFIKDVSRSSKSGRARESSDQSQRFPRMSDANWKDVSLHKRESVIQQRVYEGNAFRGGFRFNSTLVSRKRVLERKRRYHFDTDGKGSIHDQKGCPRKKPFECGSEMRKAVSMSNLSSLSSPSFSESQPIDFGAMPYVCDECGRSFSVISEFVEHQIMHTRENLYEYGESFIHSVAVSEVQKSQVGGKRFECKDCGETFNKSAALAEHRKIHAREYPVECKNQECEEAFMPSPTFSELQKIYGKDKFYECRVCKETFLHSSALIEHQKIHFGDDKDNERERDRERGETFRPSPTLNEFQKMYGKEKMYECKVCGETFLHSSSLKEHQKIHTRGNPFENKGKVCEETFIPGQSLKRRQKTYNKEKLYDFTDGRDAFMQSSELSEHQKIHSRKNLFEGRGYEKSVIHSGPFTESQKSHTITRPPESDEDEKAFTISSNPYENQKIPTKENVYERKSYERSVIHSLASVEAQKSHSVAGPSKPKVTAESTIQSFDAINHQRVRAGGNTSEGREYSRSVIHSLVTSKPPRSHSGNELVESNEKGECSIYISDLNDKRQKIPARENPCEGGSKDHNYGDSVIQSVSHARPQKSVPGEGSGEFKKDGEFSVPSSNVREYQKARAKKKYIEHRSNETSVIHSLPFGEQTFRPRGMLYECQECGECFGRISDLTEHQKIHDREKPSGSRNYEWSVIRSLAPTDPQTSYAQEQYAKQQAWNKFKEFRQFFATSKDLNTYQKIYDQEKSHGKESQGEKIRGEETYSEETHGEETYGEETHGQETIEDPVIQGSDMEDLQKDDPDNAIYECEDCGLGFVDLTDLTDHQKVHSRKCLVDSREYTHSVIHTHSVSEYQRDYTGEQLYECPKCGESFIHSSFLFEHQRIHEQDQLYSMKGCDDGFIALLPMKPRRNRAAERNPALAGSAIRCLLCGQGFIHSSALNEHMRLHREDDLLEQSQMAEEAIIPGLALTEFQRSQTEERVFECAICGEAFINPAELADHVTVHKNEPYEYGSTYTHTSFLTEPLKGAIPFYECKDCGKSFIHSTVLTKHKELHLEDDDDDDEAAAAAAAAAAQEVEANVHVPQVVLRIQGSNVEAAEPEVEAAEPEVEAAEPEVEAAEPNGEAEGPDGEAAEPNGEAEQPNGEAEQPNGDADEPDGAGIEDPEERAEEPEGDADEPDGVGIEDPEEAEDEEIQVEEPYYDCHECTETFTSSTAFGEHLKTHASMIIFEPANAFGECSGYIEHASTSTGGANQADEKYFKCDVCGQLFSDRLSLARHQNTHTG; translated from the exons ATGTACCAACCGGAAG ACGACAACAGCAGTGACATGACCAGTGACGACGACATGGCCCGGGACAGAGGAGAGTCCTCACCACCTCACTCAGTCCGTTCTTTCAGTG GTGACCGGGACTGGGACCGGAGGGGCAGAAGCAGAGACATGGAGCCACGAGACCGCTGGTCCTACACCAGGAACCCAAGAAGCA GGATGCCTCAGCGGGATCTTTCCCTTCCTGTGATGGCGAAAACAAGCTTTGAAATGGAAAGAGATGATGACAGGGACTCCAGGGCTTACGAGTCCCGATCTCAG GATGCTGAATCATACCAAAATGTGGTAGACCTCACTGAGGACAGGAAACCTCACAACACAATCCAGGACAACATGGAAAACTACAGGAAGCTGCTCTCCCTGG TGCAGCTTGCTGAAGACGATGGCCACTCCCACATGACGCAGGGCCACTCATCAAGATCCAAGAGAAGTGCCTACCCAAGCACCAGTCGAG GTCTAAAAACTATGCCTGAAGCCAAAAAATCAACCCACCGGCGGGGGATTTGTGAAGATGAGTCTTCCCACGGAGTGATAATGGAAAAATTCATCAAGGATGTGTCGCGCAGTTCCAAATCGGGAAGAGCAAGGGAGTCAAGCGACCAGTCACAGAGATTCCCCAGAATGTCAGATGCTAACTGGAAGGACGTTTCATTGCACAAGAGGGAGTCAGTGATCCAGCAGAGGGTTTATGAAGGGAATGCATTTAGGGGAGGCTTTAGGTTTAATTCAACCCTTGTTTCCAGAAAGAGAGTTCTGGAAAGAAAGAGGCGCTATCATTTTGACACGGATGGGAAGGGCTCGATTCATGATCAAAAAGGCTGTCCCAGGAAGAAGCCCTTTGAATGTGGTAGTGAGATGAGAAAAGCCGTGAGCATGAGCAACCTGAGCAGCCTCAGCTCCCCATCGTTTAGTGAGTCGCAGCCAATTGATTTTGGGGCAATGCCATATGTATGTGATGAGTGTGGGAGGTCATTCAGTGTCATCTCAGAATTTGTTGAGCACCAGATCATGCATACTAGAGAGAACCTCTATGAGTATGGTGAGTCCTTTATTCACAGTGTGGCTGTCAGTGAAGTTCAGAAAAGTCAGGTTGGAGGGAAACGTTTTGAATGTAAGGACTGTGGAGAGACCTTCAATAAGAGTGCCGCCTTGGCTGAACATCGGAAAATTCATGCTAGAGAATATCCTGTGGAATGTAAGAATCAGGAGTGTGAGGAGGCCTTCATGCCTAGCCCAACCTTTAGTGAGCTTCAGAAAATATATGGCAAAGACAAATTCTATGAGTGCAGGGTGTGTAAGGAAACCTTCCTTCATAGTTCTGCCCTGATTGAGCACCAGAAAATCCACTTTGGGGATGACAAAGATAATGAGCGTGAACGTGATCGTGAGCGCGGGGAAACCTTTAGGCCCAGCCCAACCCTTAATGAGTTTCAGAAAATGTACGGTAAAGAGAAAATGTACGAATGTAAGGTGTGTGGGGAGACTTTCCTTCATAGCTCATCCCTGAAAGAACATCAGAAAATCCATACTAGAGGGAACCCATTTGAAAATAAGGGTAAGGTATGTGAGGAAACCTTTATTCCTGGTCAGTCCCTTAAAAGGCGTCAGAAGACTTACAATAAGGAGAAGCTCTATGACTTTACAGATGGCCGGGATGCCTTCATGCAAAGTTCAGAGCTCAGTGAGCATCAGAAAATTCATTCTCGAAAGAACCTCTTTGAAGGCAGAGGGTACGAGAAATCTGTCATTCATAGTGGACCCTTCACTGAATCTCAGAAGAGTCATACTATAACACGACCTCCTGAAAGTGATGAGGATGAGAAGGCATTCACCATTAGCTCTAACCCCTATGAAAACCAGAAGATTCCCACTAAGGAAAATGTCTATGAAAGGAAATCATATGAGAGGTCTGTTATTCATAGCTTAGCCTCTGTGGAAGCTCAGAAAAGTCACAGTGTAGCGGGGCCCAGTAAACCAAAAGTAACGGCAGAGTCTACTATTCAGAGCTTCGATGCTATCAACCATCAGAGAGTTCGTGCTGGAGGGAACACGTCTGAAGGAAGGGAATACAGTAGGTCTGTTATCCATAGCTTAGTGACTTCCAAACCTCCAAGAAGTCACAGTGGAAATGAATTGGTGGAATCTAATGAGAAGGGAGAATGCTCCATTTATATCTCAGACCTTAATGATAAGCGACAGAAGATTCCTGCCAGAGAGAACCCTTGTGAAGGGGGCAGTAAGGATCACAACTATGGAGACTCTGTCATACAGAGTGTATCCCATGCCAGACCTCAGAAAAGTGTTCCTGGAGAGGGATCTGGTGAATTTAAGAAGGATGGTGAATTCTCTGTTCCCAGCTCAAATGTCCGTGAATACCAGAAGGCTcgtgctaaaaagaaatacattgagCATAGGAGCAATGAGACCTCTGTAATTCACTCTCTACCTTTTGGTGAACAAACATTTCGCCCTCGAGGGATGCTGTATGAATGTCAGGAGTGTGGGGAGTGCTTTGGGCGTATCTCTGACCTCACTGAGCACCAGAAGATTCATGATAGAGAGAAGCCCTCTGGAAGCAGAAACTACGAATGGTCTGTCATTCGCAGCCTGGCCCCTACTGACCCTCAAACAAGTTATGCCCAAGAGCAGTATGCTAAACAGCAAGCGTGGAACAAATTTAAGGAATTCAGACAATTTTTTGCTACCAGCAAAGACCTGAACACATACCAGAAAATCTATGACCAAGAGAAGTCTCATGGTAAGGAGTCTCAAGGTGAGAAGATCCGTGGGGAGGAGACCTATAGCGAGGAGACCCACGGCGAGGAGACCTACGGCGAGGAGACCCATGGTCAGGAGACAATTGAAGACCCTGTCATTCAAGGCTCAGACATGGAAGACCTGCAGAAGGATGACCCTGATAACGCAATCTATGAATGTGAGGACTGTGGCCTGGGCTTTGTGGATCTCACAGACCTCACAGACCATCAGAAAGTCCACAGCAGGAAGTGCCTGGTTGACAGTCGGGAGTACACACATTCTGTAATTCACACCCATTCCGTCAGCGAGTATCAGAGAGATTACACTGGAGAGCAGCTGTATGAATGTCCAAAGTGTGGGGAATCTTTTATTCATAGCTCATTCCTTTTCGAGCATCAGAGAATCCATGAACAAGACCAGTTGTATTCCATGAAGGGGTGTGATGATGGTTTTATTGCCCTCTTGCCCATGAAGCCACGGAGGAATCGTGCCGCAGAGAGGAATCCTGCTCTTGCTGGGTCGGCCATTCGATGCCTTTTGTGTGGACAAGGCTTCATTCATAGCTCTGCCCTTAATGAGCATATGAGACTTCACAGGGAAGATGATTTACTGGAGCAGAGCCAGATGGCTGAGGAAGCTATCATTCCAGGCTTAGCCCTCACTGAGTTTCAGAGAAGTCAGACCGAAGAGAGAGTCTTTGAATGTGCAATCTGTGGAGAGGCTTTCATCAACCCAGCAGAACTTGCAGATCATGTAACTGTTCATAAGAATGAGCCTTATGAGTATGGGTCCACCTATACTCACACCTCATTTCTTACTGAGCCCCTCAAAGGAGCTATACCATTCTATGAATGCAAGGATTGTGGAAAGTCCTTTATTCATAGCACAGTCCTCACTAAACATAAGGAGCTTCATctggaagatgatgatgatgatgatgaagcagcagctgcagctgcagcagcagcagcccaggaagttgaagccAATGTCCACGTTCCACAAGTAGTTCTGAGGATTCAGGGGTCAAATGTAGAGGCTGCCGAGCCGGAAGTGGAGGCTGCCGAGCCGGAAGTGGAGGCTGCCGAGCCAGAGGTGGAGGCGGCTGAGCCAAACGGAGAGGCTGAAGGGCCAGATGGAGAGGCTGCAGAGCCCAATGGAGAGGCTGAACAGCCGAATGGAGAGGCCGAGCAGCCAAATGGGGATGCCGATGAACCAGATGGTGCAGGGATTGAAGACCCAGAAGAAAGAGCTGAAGAGCCAGAGGGAGATGCCGACGAGCCTGACGGTGTGGGAATTGAAGACCCAGAAGAAGCTGAAGATGAAGAGATTCAGGTAGAAGAACCATACTATGATTGCCATGAATGCACAGAAACCTTCACTTCCAGCACAGCATTCGGTGAGCACCTGAAAACTCATGCCAGCATGATCATATTTGAGCCTGCAAATGCCTTTGGGGAGTGCTCAGGCTACATCGAACATGCCAGCACCAGCACAGGTGGTGCCAATCAAGCTGATGAGAAGTACTTCAAATGTGACGTCTGTGGGCAGCTCTTTAGTGACCGCCTGTCCCTCGCCAGACACCAGAATACCCACACTGGCTGA